TTTTTCTCGGAAAAATGACGGTACAACAGCTTCACAATCTGATTGTAATTCACGCCTACGGAACGGAACTGGCTGTGAAAAGAAGTCAGCCGCATATAAAAATCAACCGTTCCTTTGTCAATTTTGACCGATTTCATTTCCTTATTGAACAGCAGGGAAATGATAAACTTTGCTTTATTGGGCATTCCCGATGCTTCAAAAAGCGATAAAAGTTTGGCATTTTCTTCGTCTGTAAGACGGAAAACGTGGCGGTGGATGCTTGGGTCGGTTTTAGGTCTCCGTCCGCCCTTATTCTGTTTTTTGTTACTGTTGTCGTTCATCACTAATCCATTTTTAATCCACACAAAACTTCGACTTCGGAGAGTGTTTTTTAGCCCCCTGCTAAGGGCAAGTTGTTTTGAGGCACTAACTCGGTTTCGAGTGCCTCAAAACACAACTTGCCGTGTTCTGATGAACACAATAATCCGCCCTGCGGGACGGATTGATTTTAACAGGGAAAAACGGATCGATGCCGTTCCCGTTACCCTCCGATTTGTGAAAAGACTTTTGCATAAATCCGTTAATAAAAATCATTTTACAAAGTAAAGCCCTGTTCACAAAAGTGTTGCTATATACTAACCGGACAAACACTGCCTTTGAACGCCAAACACTGCCACACATCAAGAAGCGGATAAATCAATCGCTTTATTTGCCGTATAATTTTAGTGCAGGCAGTAAAAAATGTATTTCAACAAGGAAGAAAATCGGGTCTGCAAAAAGGTAGTTTGGAATAAAAGCATAAGGTTTTAAAAGCATAAAACTATAAAAGTGTAAAAGCATAAAAGCGGTAAGGCAATTTACCTCTTGCAAGGTTTACCACTTGCCTAAGAATATACCTGATAAGGCAAAAACGAAAGCAAATAACTGTGCAGGAAAACACCCAAAAGGGAAAGCAGGAATATGGGATTGAGGTAATGTTCAGGTAAACAAATATGCAATCCCGCAAAACAAATAAAATGTGTAACAATAAATTTTTAAATAATGGAAACAACAAAGAGAACTTTAAAAATCAGCTTCTCCACCCAAAAGGGCGGTGTGGGAAAATCGACAATGACCACCTTGCTGGCAAGTGTGCTTCATTACCGTTTAGGGTTTAATGTGCTGGTAATGGATTGCGACTTTCCGCAACATAGCCTGACCAATATGCGTGAACGGGATAAGAGAACCATAATGCAGAACGACTACCACAAAAAAGCTGCAATGAAACAGTTCCAAGCCATCAACAAAAAGGCTTACCCTATTATCAAATGCAAGGCTGAAACGGCTCTGGACAAAGCATCGGAATATACAAACCAATCGGCGGTTGTGCCGGATGTGGTTTTCTTCGACCTGCCGGGAACAGCCAATACCAAAGGTGTTCTGACTACTTTAAAAAAAATGGATTTTATCTTTTCGCCCATTACTGCCGACCGTTTGGTAGTGGAGAGTACATTGGGCTTTACCAAAGCTTTTCTCGGGCTTCCCCAAACGGATGATGGCAATGCGGAACAAGAGATTTGGCTGTTCTGGAACCAAGTGGATGGTAGGGAAAAAACAGGTTTGTATGATGCCTATCAAAGTGTAATCAAAGAACTCAACCTGCCCATAATGGAAACAAGGATAATGGACAGCAAGCGTTTTCGTAAGGAAACAGACGATACGGGCAATTATGTATTCCGTTCAAGTTTACTACCTGCCGAACCACAGCTAATGAAAGCAACCAAAATGGATTTGTTTGTTGAGGAATTTTTAAAAATCGTTCATCTGTAAAAAACGCAAATTATGGCATCTGATAACAAAAACAACGATTTTAAAAAGCCAGATGTTGATGAGGATTACCTTATGAACATTATAAGCGGCGATGAGCTTGCTACTCCGTCAGCCAATAAGCAGCAGGATATTCCAAAGGAAACCAAGCCAAGAGAAAAAGCCCGCAACAGTTCATCAAATAAAGTGGATTATGAGGAAACATTTCTGGTCAATCGGTTTCCGTCAGGGCGTAATGGCAAGGT
This is a stretch of genomic DNA from Chryseobacterium tructae. It encodes these proteins:
- a CDS encoding ParA family protein; its protein translation is METTKRTLKISFSTQKGGVGKSTMTTLLASVLHYRLGFNVLVMDCDFPQHSLTNMRERDKRTIMQNDYHKKAAMKQFQAINKKAYPIIKCKAETALDKASEYTNQSAVVPDVVFFDLPGTANTKGVLTTLKKMDFIFSPITADRLVVESTLGFTKAFLGLPQTDDGNAEQEIWLFWNQVDGREKTGLYDAYQSVIKELNLPIMETRIMDSKRFRKETDDTGNYVFRSSLLPAEPQLMKATKMDLFVEEFLKIVHL
- a CDS encoding DUF3408 domain-containing protein, whose translation is MASDNKNNDFKKPDVDEDYLMNIISGDELATPSANKQQDIPKETKPREKARNSSSNKVDYEETFLVNRFPSGRNGKVVYIRPEYHERLLRIVQLTREERTTLYSYIDNILEQHFKDYGDDITHYFNEHFKPIL
- the mobA gene encoding conjugal transfer protein MobA, encoding MNDNSNKKQNKGGRRPKTDPSIHRHVFRLTDEENAKLLSLFEASGMPNKAKFIISLLFNKEMKSVKIDKGTVDFYMRLTSFHSQFRSVGVNYNQIVKLLYRHFSEKKAAAFLYKLEKQTAEMAVLCQKIIQISEEFEAKYLKK